In the Sus scrofa isolate TJ Tabasco breed Duroc chromosome 6, Sscrofa11.1, whole genome shotgun sequence genome, one interval contains:
- the SVBP gene encoding small vasohibin-binding protein, with amino-acid sequence MDPPARKEKSKVKEPVSRVEKAKQKSAQQELKQRQRAEIYALNRVMTELEQQQFDEFCKQMQPPGE; translated from the exons ATGGATCCGCCTGCACGTAAAGAAAAGTCCAAAGTTAAAGAGCCCGTTAGCAGAGTTGAGAAGGCCAAGCAGAAATCAGCCCAGCAGGAGCTGAAGCAAAGACAGAGAGCAGAG ATCTATGCCCTCAACAGAGTCATGACAGAGCTGGAACAGCAGCAGTTTGACGAGTTCTGTAAACAGATGCAGCCTCCTGGAGAGTGA